Proteins encoded by one window of Micromonospora coxensis:
- the glgB gene encoding 1,4-alpha-glucan branching protein GlgB → MDQLIAGETYDPHALLGAHPADGRTTIRAMRRGAGDVAVVVDGERHPMKRVHDVGVFEAVVPGEALDYRIEADGRLADDPYRYPPTLGDLDLHLIGEGRHERLWEALGARVFDEGVAFSVWAPNARGVRVVGDFTGWGADDGWPMRCLGSTGVWEIFVPDVPVGARYKYRILGADGRWRDKADPMAGYAEVPPATASVVHHSTYEWHDADWLARRANRQPHQEPMSVYEVHLGSWRPGLGYRELAEQLTAYVTELGFTHVEFLPVMEHPFGGSWGYQVTGYYAPTARFGDPDEFRHLVDRLHAAGIGVILDWVPAHFPKDEWALARFDGTPLYEHPDPRRGEHPDWGTYVFDFGRREVRNFLVANALYWCEEFHVDGLRVDAVASMLYLDYSRQEGQWLPNVHGGRENMEAIAFMQEVNATVYKHHAGVVMIAEESTAWPGVTRATADGGLGFGFKWNMGWMHDTLLYTSKDPIYRQHHHHQLTFSLAYAWSENYVLPISHDEVVHGKGSLAGKMPGDTWQRLANVRALLAYMWAHPGKQLLFMGCELADDREWSEERGLDWYLLHDPARAGVQRLVADLNAAYRATPALWAQDTEPAGFRWIAGDDVTNNSVSFVRIAPDGATLVCVANFSARPLEDYRVGLPAGGTWTEVINTDAHHYGGSGVGNLGAVHAQDVPWHGLPASASLRVPPLGVLWLRRD, encoded by the coding sequence ATGGACCAGCTGATCGCCGGCGAGACGTACGACCCGCACGCCCTGCTCGGCGCGCACCCCGCCGACGGGCGTACGACGATCCGCGCGATGCGGCGGGGCGCCGGCGACGTGGCCGTGGTCGTCGACGGCGAGCGGCACCCGATGAAGCGGGTGCACGACGTCGGCGTCTTCGAGGCGGTGGTGCCGGGCGAGGCCCTCGACTACCGGATCGAGGCCGACGGCCGGCTCGCCGACGATCCGTACCGCTACCCGCCCACCCTCGGGGACCTCGACCTGCACCTGATCGGCGAGGGGCGCCACGAACGGCTCTGGGAGGCGCTCGGCGCGCGGGTCTTCGACGAGGGCGTGGCCTTCTCGGTGTGGGCGCCCAACGCGCGCGGGGTGCGGGTGGTGGGCGACTTCACCGGCTGGGGTGCGGACGACGGCTGGCCGATGCGCTGCCTGGGCTCCACCGGGGTCTGGGAGATCTTCGTGCCGGACGTGCCGGTCGGGGCCCGGTACAAGTACCGGATCCTGGGCGCCGACGGGCGGTGGCGGGACAAGGCCGATCCCATGGCCGGGTACGCGGAGGTGCCGCCGGCCACCGCGTCGGTGGTGCACCATTCCACGTACGAGTGGCACGACGCCGACTGGCTGGCGCGGCGGGCCAATCGGCAGCCGCACCAGGAGCCGATGAGCGTCTACGAGGTGCACCTCGGCTCGTGGCGGCCCGGCCTCGGCTACCGCGAACTGGCCGAGCAGCTCACCGCCTACGTCACCGAGCTGGGCTTCACCCACGTGGAGTTCCTGCCGGTGATGGAGCACCCGTTCGGCGGCTCCTGGGGCTACCAGGTCACCGGCTACTACGCGCCCACCGCCCGCTTCGGCGACCCGGACGAGTTCCGCCACCTGGTCGACCGGCTGCACGCCGCCGGGATCGGGGTGATCCTCGACTGGGTGCCGGCGCACTTCCCCAAGGACGAGTGGGCGCTGGCCCGCTTCGACGGCACCCCGCTCTACGAGCACCCCGACCCGCGCCGGGGCGAACACCCCGACTGGGGCACCTACGTCTTCGACTTCGGTCGCCGGGAGGTGCGCAACTTCCTGGTCGCCAACGCGCTCTACTGGTGCGAGGAGTTCCACGTCGACGGCCTGCGGGTCGACGCGGTGGCCTCGATGCTCTACCTGGACTACTCCCGGCAGGAGGGGCAGTGGCTGCCCAACGTGCACGGTGGCCGGGAGAACATGGAGGCGATCGCCTTCATGCAGGAGGTCAACGCCACCGTCTACAAGCACCACGCCGGGGTGGTGATGATCGCCGAGGAGTCCACCGCCTGGCCCGGGGTGACCCGCGCCACCGCCGACGGCGGGCTCGGCTTCGGGTTCAAGTGGAACATGGGCTGGATGCACGACACCCTGCTCTACACCTCGAAGGACCCGATCTACCGCCAGCACCATCACCACCAGCTCACCTTCTCCCTGGCGTACGCCTGGAGCGAGAACTACGTGCTGCCGATCAGCCACGACGAGGTGGTGCACGGCAAGGGCTCCCTCGCCGGCAAGATGCCCGGGGACACCTGGCAGCGGCTGGCCAACGTACGGGCGTTGCTGGCGTACATGTGGGCGCACCCGGGCAAGCAGTTGCTCTTCATGGGCTGCGAGCTGGCCGACGACCGGGAGTGGAGCGAGGAGCGGGGCCTGGACTGGTACCTGCTGCACGATCCTGCCCGGGCCGGGGTGCAGCGGCTGGTGGCCGACCTCAACGCCGCCTACCGGGCCACGCCCGCCCTCTGGGCGCAGGACACCGAGCCGGCCGGGTTCCGGTGGATCGCCGGGGACGACGTCACCAACAACTCCGTCTCGTTCGTCCGGATCGCCCCTGACGGGGCGACCCTGGTCTGCGTGGCGAACTTCTCCGCCCGCCCCTTGGAGGACTACCGGGTGGGGCTGCCGGCCGGCGGCACCTGGACCGAGGTGATCAACACCGACGCGCACCACTACGGCGGATCCGGGGTGGGGAACCTGGGCGCGGTGCACGCGCAGGACGTGCCGTGGCACGGGCTGCCCGCGTCGGCCTCGCTGCGGGTGCCGCCGCTCGGTGTGCTCTGGCTCCGCCGCGACTGA
- a CDS encoding alpha-1,4-glucan--maltose-1-phosphate maltosyltransferase: MSGRFPIEDVSPVVACGRYPAKAVVGEVVPVSARAYREGHDALGCNVVWLGPDGVARPFTRMRPGEPGQDRWHATIRPDAVGEWVFTVEAFGDPYLTWQNAVTKKLAAGQGVEDLANDLAEGARVLTEALELVPAADVARVRAAVAALRDTGRALPARVAPALELAGLLWAHPVRELVTTGAEHRLWVDRPRALFSAWYEFFPRSEGAIPATVDAPAQSGTFVTAMDRLPGVAAMGFDVLYLPPIHPIGRVNRKGRNNSLTAGPDDVGSPWAIGAAEGGHDAIHPDLGTPEDFRDFIAAAAEQGLEVAMDLALQCAPDHPWVTEHPEWFTTRADGSIAYAENPPKKYQDIYPLNFDNDPEGIRAEVLRVVLHWVGEGIRIFRVDNPHTKPFDFWHWLISEVKKVDPDVLFLAEAFTRPAIMHGLGKIGFTQSYTYFTWRTSAAEMRAYCEELVAAADYMRPNFWPNTPDILHESLQHGGPPMFKIRAVLAALLSPSWGMYAGYELFEHVARPGAEEYLDNEKYELRPRDWAGAQEQGRSLAPFIATLNRVRRENLALHQLRNLRFHDIDNPALLCWSKHDPDTGNTVLVVCSFDSHTVQWGNTTLDMPALGLDWHDRFTVHDELTGANYEWGQRNAVRLDPYLQPAHVFTLRRPTAGEPGPAGNAPAELTVTDVPADLSGGTAPTAPAPKDEDRWTS; this comes from the coding sequence TACCCGGCCAAGGCGGTGGTCGGCGAGGTGGTCCCGGTGTCGGCCCGCGCGTACCGGGAGGGACACGACGCGCTGGGCTGCAACGTGGTCTGGCTGGGCCCGGACGGCGTGGCGCGCCCGTTCACCCGGATGCGCCCCGGTGAGCCGGGCCAGGACCGCTGGCACGCCACCATCCGCCCGGACGCCGTCGGCGAGTGGGTCTTCACCGTCGAGGCGTTCGGAGACCCGTACCTGACCTGGCAGAACGCGGTGACGAAGAAGCTCGCCGCCGGGCAGGGTGTGGAGGACCTCGCCAACGACCTGGCCGAGGGCGCACGGGTGCTCACCGAGGCCCTGGAGCTGGTGCCGGCGGCCGACGTGGCGCGGGTGCGGGCGGCGGTGGCCGCGCTGCGCGACACCGGGCGGGCGCTGCCCGCGCGGGTCGCCCCGGCGCTGGAGCTGGCCGGGCTGCTCTGGGCGCACCCGGTGCGGGAGCTGGTCACCACCGGCGCGGAGCACCGGCTCTGGGTGGACCGCCCCCGGGCGCTCTTCTCCGCCTGGTACGAGTTCTTCCCCCGCTCCGAGGGCGCGATCCCGGCCACGGTCGACGCCCCGGCGCAGTCGGGCACCTTCGTCACCGCCATGGACCGGCTGCCCGGGGTGGCCGCGATGGGCTTCGACGTGCTGTACCTGCCGCCGATCCACCCGATCGGCCGGGTCAACCGCAAGGGCCGCAACAACTCGCTGACCGCCGGGCCGGACGACGTGGGCTCGCCGTGGGCGATCGGCGCCGCCGAGGGCGGCCACGACGCCATCCACCCCGACCTGGGTACGCCGGAGGACTTCCGCGACTTCATCGCCGCCGCCGCCGAGCAGGGCCTGGAGGTGGCGATGGACCTGGCGTTGCAGTGCGCGCCGGACCACCCGTGGGTGACCGAGCACCCGGAGTGGTTCACCACCCGCGCCGACGGCAGCATCGCGTACGCGGAGAACCCGCCGAAGAAGTACCAGGACATCTACCCGCTGAACTTCGACAACGACCCCGAGGGCATCCGGGCCGAGGTCCTGCGGGTGGTGCTGCACTGGGTGGGCGAGGGGATCCGGATCTTCCGGGTGGACAACCCGCACACCAAGCCGTTCGACTTCTGGCACTGGCTGATCTCCGAGGTCAAGAAGGTCGACCCGGACGTGCTCTTCCTCGCCGAGGCGTTCACCCGTCCGGCGATCATGCACGGACTCGGCAAGATCGGCTTCACCCAGTCGTACACGTACTTCACCTGGCGCACGTCGGCGGCGGAGATGCGGGCGTACTGCGAGGAGCTGGTCGCGGCGGCGGACTACATGCGGCCGAACTTCTGGCCGAACACGCCGGACATCCTGCACGAGTCGTTGCAGCACGGCGGCCCGCCGATGTTCAAGATCCGGGCGGTGCTGGCCGCCCTGCTCTCCCCCTCCTGGGGCATGTACGCCGGCTACGAGCTCTTCGAGCACGTCGCCCGCCCCGGCGCGGAGGAGTACCTGGACAACGAGAAGTACGAGCTGCGTCCCCGCGACTGGGCCGGCGCACAGGAGCAGGGCCGTTCCCTGGCCCCGTTCATCGCCACCCTCAACCGGGTCCGCCGGGAGAATCTCGCTCTGCACCAACTGCGCAACCTGCGCTTCCACGACATCGACAACCCGGCGCTGCTGTGCTGGTCCAAGCACGACCCGGACACCGGCAACACGGTCCTGGTGGTCTGCTCGTTCGACTCGCACACCGTCCAGTGGGGCAACACCACCCTGGACATGCCGGCGCTGGGTCTCGACTGGCACGACCGGTTCACCGTGCACGACGAGCTGACCGGCGCGAACTACGAGTGGGGCCAGCGCAACGCCGTCCGCCTCGACCCGTATCTGCAGCCCGCGCACGTGTTCACCCTGCGCCGGCCGACGGCGGGCGAGCCGGGGCCGGCCGGGAACGCCCCGGCGGAGCTGACCGTGACCGACGTGCCGGCAGACCTCTCCGGCGGCACCGCCCCGACCGCTCCCGCCCCGAAGGACGAGGACCGATGGACCAGCTGA
- a CDS encoding App1 family protein, giving the protein MPPTPAGQLAVPNLHRAARIEDAVHQLVERRLRRTGWQMNIIAYAGYGAPGWARVLCRVLLGRPDTRQRGRLEKVRGWRSFTTLPAKHVTVTIEAGGVVHEAQADRSGFVDTVIEGDFTPGWSSVRLSVADAEPAEALVRVLDPDVRFGILSDIDDTVMVTALPRPLLAAWNTFVLDEHARAAVPGMAVLYERLATAHPGAPVFYLSTGAWNVAPTLTRFLSRHLYPAGPLLLTDWGPTADRWFRSGREHKRATLARLAKEFPEVRWLLIGDDGQHDQEIYREFAAAHPENVAGVAIRRLSPTQSVLAGGLPAPAGQSSTGPVGQKWLSAPDGAGLWKLMRDAGLV; this is encoded by the coding sequence GTGCCACCCACTCCCGCAGGCCAGCTGGCCGTACCGAACCTGCACCGGGCAGCGCGGATCGAGGACGCCGTGCACCAGCTGGTGGAGCGCCGGCTGCGGCGCACCGGGTGGCAGATGAACATCATCGCGTACGCCGGATACGGCGCGCCCGGTTGGGCCCGGGTGCTGTGCCGGGTGCTGCTCGGCCGCCCGGACACCCGGCAGCGCGGCCGGCTGGAGAAGGTACGCGGCTGGCGCAGCTTCACCACCCTGCCGGCCAAGCACGTCACCGTGACGATCGAGGCGGGCGGCGTGGTCCACGAGGCCCAGGCCGACCGCAGCGGCTTCGTCGACACCGTCATCGAGGGCGACTTCACCCCCGGCTGGTCCTCGGTACGCCTCAGCGTCGCCGACGCCGAACCGGCGGAGGCCCTGGTCCGCGTCCTCGACCCGGACGTCCGGTTCGGCATCCTCTCCGACATCGACGACACGGTCATGGTGACCGCGCTGCCCCGGCCCCTGCTGGCCGCGTGGAACACGTTCGTCCTCGACGAGCACGCCCGCGCGGCGGTGCCCGGCATGGCGGTGCTCTACGAGCGGCTGGCCACCGCCCATCCGGGCGCCCCGGTCTTCTACCTGTCCACCGGCGCGTGGAACGTCGCGCCGACGCTGACCCGGTTCCTGTCCCGGCACCTCTACCCGGCCGGTCCGCTGCTGCTCACCGACTGGGGGCCGACGGCCGACCGGTGGTTCCGCAGCGGCCGGGAGCACAAGCGGGCCACCCTGGCCCGGCTGGCGAAGGAGTTCCCGGAGGTCCGCTGGCTGCTGATCGGCGACGACGGGCAGCACGACCAGGAGATCTACCGCGAGTTCGCCGCCGCCCACCCGGAGAACGTCGCCGGGGTGGCGATCCGCCGCCTCTCGCCCACCCAGTCGGTGCTCGCGGGTGGCCTGCCCGCCCCGGCCGGGCAGTCCTCGACCGGGCCGGTGGGGCAGAAGTGGCTCTCCGCGCCGGACGGCGCCGGACTGTGGAAGCTGATGCGGGACGCGGGCCTGGTCTGA